The segment tacactagcattatacttttcgatcaaaaacctttgtttgacaattttcacaaaaacatttagtgttgggactgtcttatttaatttggctccaaatatactttgtttggcaaggagaataaacaaatcaaaaacagcatccgtatgaaagttgtctacataccctaaaatgacaagctcttttgacaaattcaaattactgcaatgtgtgaaattttgacataaccattctgtgaaatcagaccaaaaaagtttaactcttgtgcactcccaaaacaaatgttctaaggtttcctcttcctgtgtacaaaagctacatagtgatgtgtcagaaattttcatcaaaaataacaggcgttgagtgggaaaaattctatgtagtattctatattggaaccaccttaggtatgtgtcttgtgtagttcgccttattgtcagaaatacctttccaacatttacatcaaaattcaataaattagcccatttttccatgcactgtagattgccatcatttttcacaagatgggtatatatatgttttactccacctttagctatttgtttccatacaacatcatcaccaatatgaaaaacattgtttaaaactgcatcTAACTTTAGTCTTTTATGAAAATTCTTTTATATAATTTAGAAATGTGTTGAATATGGGCTATGTAATTGTACGTTTTATTGTGCCttcctggtttttttcttcttttatgttTGAAGATGCATATAGCATAGTCTTGTATGTCTGATGGTATTAGATGTtgatgtctgatgttgttgtcataTCATGTCATATatgtaccaaaaagaaataaaaccatgtttaaaaacaaaataataaaagctaaaatgcaatcccatagtccggacttcgtcgaagattgcctgACGAAAATGTCAATAAATGTGGTTAAACAATACGCCCTCACCTtatacaaaaagccggatatgacgtcatcaaagacatttatcacaaaaaagaaaaactcagGAACTcttaagtttcatgaagatcggtccagtagttttctctgaatcgttctacacgcacgcacgcacgcacgcacgcacgcaagcacgcacgcacgcatgcacgctcgctttcacacacacacacacacacacacacacacacacacacacacacacacacacacacacacacacacacacacacacacacacacacatacatacgcacatacatacatacgcacatacaccagaCCCTCATCTGGATTCCCGGACAACGTTGAAatattaagtcaaaacttgactaaatgtaaaaacctgacagagttatttcgtTTAATTTCGAGGAATTCGATTATTGCAAATATACCAAAATGATGAAAGAATTCATCAAGTATACATCTTTATCAATAACTCTGCCTGTTCCAGCATGGTTCCACGCCGTTAGGGCCCTGGAGTGTTTCTCTCTGATTGGTCTGTTTGCGGCCTGTGTCTACGCCCTCGCCACAAACTGCTGTCGCACCATTCCAGGACCTGTGACTAGGATTCTTGAGGCTTTGTCTGCCGGTTCTGGTAAGTCACACATAATCGTTTGTTTATCCGAGAAGGTAGCTAGAAGCGATTGGGTGGGgttgtgtgttttattgtttgtttgtttttttagaaaatcCCTTCATCTTATTTGGCGAAGCGAGATCATCCTATTTGGCTATGCGGGTTCATAATATTTGGTTAACGGGAAAAGAGATAAGGGCAAggacttacttacttacttacttacttacttacttacttacttacttacttacttacttacttacttgctGACCGTTATGCCagttggcatgtagggcagcaaagTGCAAGGACAGTTTGTATTATTTAATGTATACGGGATGCATGAGCTATAGTGGATCCAAACTAAGTACAATAACCCACATGTTGAGATGTGAATTATGTCGGCAAAACGACCAAACGGGTGGTGTCACGACCATTTGAATGGTCAcggtgtgttttctttgtttgtcagTCTCTATTGTTGCTGTTCCGTCTTGTCCGTTAGGCGAAAGGTTTTCTTCCACAATTGACTGCTGCGGTCTCAATCCATTACCCAGTCGTATCACCCTCTATGAACATTCTTACATATCATTCTGCTAAGAGAATATCCGGAACTACATGTTATTTCATTGCCTCTGTTTTTTTAGGAGTGCTAGGGTTCATAGGCTGCATGGTCTACGTTGGAGAGCTCAAGAGCAAAGCATATATCAGCTGGTCCTTCTACCTGTGCACTATTGGGAGTGTTCTCTGCGTCGTTGCTGCTATCATCATCGCCGTGTGCAACAAACCCCTGCCCACCAGCGCTGTTGGGGCCGGGGGTCAAGTCATCACCATGGCAACCATCTCAGAAGGTCAAAGTTACACAACGGCCGGAGGTCAGGCTCAAGCTCAGCCCTACGGGAATGCTCAACCGTACGGGAACCCTCAGGCTTACGGGAATGCTCAGCCGTATGGGAATCCCCAGCCCTACGGAAATCCCCCAACGTACCCTAGTCCCCAGCCAGACCAGACCGTAAAGGCTGGTTACCCTTGAGAGGCACCATAGTTCAGTTGTAGTCTTACATCATtatcatttttgttttaataactTTAATGAATTGGGTTTGTTAAACTTACTTTATTTGTTAATTTGCTTGCCTGCTTGTTTATTTGGCTTGTAGGTAGGTTGGTCGGTTAGTTGGTTTCTTTCgatccttctttctttctgttgctCAAATGTCCGTGCTCAAGCTCTGTTCAGTTTGTcacttaattttgttttcttcatcaTCTTTCGTTCCTTGTTGTGGTATTCTattgtatatacatgtataagtTGCACCTCTGCCCATTCATGGCATCGCGTGGTACTTTGTCGAGACTTGGTCAATGAAtgtgatgacgtcactctcggcagagcctcgattGACGTTATTGTATCCATTCACCCGGTGGAGACCCATCGAAGCTTATTTTTGCTTTGAAATGTCTTCATAAAGAACATATAATTTATAACGAAATAATCTTCATAACATAATATGctttgtttgtcgtctgctacgaatcTAGCCCTTGCGGTTGACACGGATTGCAGAAGCTCCAATTGTCCCTTCGTTgaccggaataaatgctcaatccgctgtcatttCGCCACTgaacattgtttcttcttttccctTTTTGGTTATGATTGAAACggcaaaagagtgtttcagctgtttcaacacacgggttcagctgtttcaacacacgggttCAGCTGCCATTTTCGAGTAGCTTGTTCCGCATTTCTGTCATTTTAGCTTATATAttagtctaaaatgacaccggacaCGAAAATAATTGACGCGCATACATTGACGCTCTGACAAAGCTACACACAAAACGACAGAGACTTTGACTTCATTTGTTTTTAGTTCGGACGAATTCCGTTGTCCCGGCAAATGGCTGGTCCGTGGTCAGACTGGACGTGAgcacccaaaacgtctttgtttttgttggcattgcagctgtgaaataatcagtcttgtgtctcagtCGTGtcggtacagagtttgcttctgcaatcgttgtgttcgtgttgatgacggcttcgtgagacaaatcagcgaatctatcgtgtgGAAGAAATTTATCTTACAAAAACACCCAACCCAACAGGAGGCATTGATGCTTTTGCAGTTTGCTGAAGACATGAACTGTATGTAggtaatttcatccgtttaatgcatGTCGAAACAAGCCATAAGGCTTTTAAATAAAAGATTCCATGCATTGTTTCGGATCTGAATACAGATGAGGTCACAGTTTgcaggttgaatctatgaatcagTACGATCTTCCATCGGGCTAGATTATCAACAGATGGTTCATGATCAGAATCAAGGTCAAATTTACCTGGTTCCCATTCAAAACGTCATCATCTCATTCAAGATGTCCTTTTAGttgcttctgcggctgcgcaattcatttgcctaggtcatggccgaactgtTGGCCTACTGAGCAATATCGCGGGATTTTGTCTCACTAGAATAACCGAGACAAACAAGGAAGGTCATGGGATATTTGCACAGGTCAACGGTGATTTTGTTTTTAGACATGGTCTCTGTTCAACATGACGACCAAAGGAAGCTTTGATTTGTTTACCGACTATTCGGAAAAACACTCAGCATTAGTACAGACAACTAGACTGATTCTGTATTGTTTTGCGTTTGTATTATTTCCTTGATGATAACAGTTATGTACATTGCTTTtggattggtgtgtgtgtgtgtgtgtgtgtgtgtgtgtgtgtgtgtgtgtgtgtgtgtgtgtgtgtttgtgtatgtgtttgtatgtaactgtgtgtgtgtgtgtttgcgtgtacgcgtgtgtgggtatgtctgtgtgtgggtgtgtatgtgtgattgtgtgtgtgtgtgtgtacgtgcgtatacgcgtgtacgcgtgtgtgtctatgtctgtgtgtgactgtgtgtgtgtgtgattaagcGTGTgcgtatgttgtgtgtgtgtgggaggggggttgtgCATCAATGGTGTGTTCCTTGTCTCTATATACATTTCGCCAAAACATAATGACGACAACGTTTGCATCTAATTCAAGTATTGACTTGACTATCTAGATATATTTTACATAGATCAGGTTTACCGCCGCTTTAATAAGGGTATACCATCAACATAGACCGGGCAAAAACAGAAGAGAAACATGACAACCAAGTGACtaaattgaaaaacaaaagaattcagAATTTTGGGCTGCAAAATCGAACCAAGGGACTGCAACATCTCTCCTATTTGTATCGTCCTAAGTCAATCACTGAATGTTCCAGCTGATTACAGCGAGTTCTATCCGTTTTGAAtgtaaaaatcaaaacttgactaaatgtaaaaagtccaATTCATTAGACATTACGCCATACGCTTTATTCAGTCTGACGTAGCTTCATTGTCTATTATATGACGGCTTTCCATTGCAGAATCGTAAATGTACTTGAACTACATATATGTAGGTCATTGATATCAATAAAATGAATTCtcgcaatttgtgtgtgtgtgtgtgtgtgtgtgtgtgtgtgtgtgtgtgcgtgcgagggtgcgtgcgcgtgtgtgtgtgtgtgtgggtgtgggtgtgtgtgtgtgtgtgtgctgtgtgtgggtgtgtgagtgccAATAGCCAAAGGCGTACCATGGGACTCGGACGAACTGGACACAGTGGTCATTAATCCTCTTTCTATTGTTCCTGCTTTTCGGTGTTTTCGTGTTCGTGAGGAATTCCGGCCCCGTCCCTTAAAGAGACAAACCCTGTCTTTTGGGGGGGCCTCGATCATTGTGCGAGTGTACTCTAGGAAGCAAGGAATTTTCATGTGTGGATTTATGTATAGGAAGCTCGGGTGGGAACCAAAAGGTCGAAgtacaaaaggtcgaggcacaaaaaggtcgaggacatttggtcgagggtcaaaaggtcgagtgtgacaaaaggtcgagtgcgacaaaaggtcgagggaaAATCACCTACGTTCTGAAACTTGTctcttcatgtttgtttgtttgtttgcttaacgcccagccgaccacgaagggccatatcagggcggtgctcctttgacatataacgtgccacacacaagacagaagtcgcagcacaggcttcatgtctcacccagtcacattattctgacaccggaccaaccagtcctagcactaaccccgtaatgccagacgccaggcggagcagccactagattgccaattttaaagtcttaggtatgacccggccggggttcgaacccacgacctcccgatcacgtggcggacgccttaccactaggccaaccgtgccggtccctctTCATGTAAATATATCCTTCGCGAGTACAATTAAGGTCTAGCTATTTTGACGAACTGACCATTTTAATTGTATACATAAATCAAAAATACAAAAGCAGATAGACTGCCAGCGTTTGAAAatttagaatcagaaaacaagCATGGTAGTCATGGTTATCTTTTGGAATGTTTAATTTGTTAAAATTACATTTGCATGAATTCCCCACTCACATGAAAACAACTGGAACCAAAATTGCAGTACATAGCAAAAAAACGTGAAAGGTACGTTCCTTACTATCTTTAACTCTATAGTGTATTCCAAAAAGCCTACCCAGGCTTGCGCTTGGgacagaatattttaccagTGTGTGTAGAAGTTTCCGGAAAAGTATTGGACATAagtttatgaaatgttacatcAGCATTCTCCGAGATTTTATCCCGGCaattttgttttcatgtttttgaaAACGAGTTTTtttgtgacgtcatatccggtttagACGCCGCACTTAGGACTTAGTGACCACATTTGTGAAGCAAACCGATTGAAACTTTGATCAAACTAATTTTGACTTTATCCGGACTTTAGATCGGAGAGGGCCCATGTGCCTTTAAACCACAAACaaggctttttttttgttttgctcagCTGTGGAAACATTGGCGTAATTCGACCCTTATCATTAGGAACCTGTATGGTCGGCAGTGGGGCGGTACACGATATAACACCTTCTTTATACGAGACTGCATGGTCATATATAACGACCATCTCAAAATAACACGGCCATGCATGACTGCGCTGCGGCATGTTTGAACGGACATGTAGACGggtgcagtggcgtggtggtaagacgtcggcctcctaatcgggaggtcgtgagttcgaatcccggtcgctgccgcctgatgggttaagagtggagatttgtccgatctcccaggtcaacttatgtgcagacctgctactgacttaacccccttcgtgtgtacacgcaagcacaagaccaagtgcgcacgaaaaagatcctgcaatccatgtcggagttcggtgggtcatggaaacacgaaaatacccagcatacctaCTCAACAAAAGCAGAGTGAGGTGACTATGCTcccagagtatagtgtggggaacccaaatgggcaaacgagctcacacgtaaccagaaacattctggaacgctgaagaagaagaagaacggacATGTACGTTGTTTACTGGACCCTTTAACGAATGGCTGTTCGATCTTGCCACAAGGGTTCTGCTGATCTCGCTACCGCGTTTAggacgtgttgttgttgttgttgttgtggtggtggaggtggtggtggtggtgctactgttgttgttgttgttgttgttgttgtggtggtggtggagttggtggtggtggtggtgctactgttgttgttgttgtggtggtggtggaggtggtggtggtgctactgttgttgttgttgttgttgtggtggtggtggagttggtggtggtggtggtgctactgctgttcttgttgttgttgttgtggtggaggtggtggtggtggtgctattgttgttcttgttgttgttatggaGGTGGTGGtgctactgttgttgttgttgtggtggtggtggtggagatggtggtggtgctactgttgttgttgttgtggtggtggtggtggagatggtggtggtgctactgttgttgttgttgttgttgttgttgttgttgttgttgttgttcttaatgttgttagtTTATCGTTGTTGGTACTGTTGCTAATGATATTAATGATGATTAATTAAATACTGTTGGGATGGTactgtgacaaatggatttgtacatatTTTATTCTAAATGAATGTTTAGCATTTTCATTAAATGTGTGCAGTTTTGCTTGTCATACTTTCAATCTGCATAGTGTGGCCTGATTATTGTAAGCTCTGCTTTCATTGGTTACCCCGTTTGGAATTGACcaatggaggaggaggaggttggTATGGCCTGATTATTGTAAGCTCTGCTTTCATTGATTACCTCGTTTGGAATTGACTAATAGAAGAGGAGGTTCCTAATTGGAGGAACTTTAGGTAGCcatgtttgttgtgtgagtcaGAACATTCTCAATTGTCACTGAAGGAAAGTGTGTCTGTCCAAGTCTACACATCTGTAGAATGCTTCTCAACCAGCATTGAGGCCAACTGTATTTGCCTCATGCATTGACAAATCATGGTTGATTTATTGCTGTGATTACACAGGTATTTATTGATTTGTGTTTGTACGGTAGTCTTCATTGATGAAATGATTTTTCAGAATAATGTTGTGAATTGGATCAGAAGATGTGTgagctgttgtcagccattttggaaaAGAATGTTTGTATTTTCCTTTGTAATGTAGTATCTGGTAATTGGGCTGAAATGATATTGTAATAGCATAGGCTAGTTGATGGATGAATGTGGTATTATTGAGTAAGAGTGGAATTAATATTTTATGGGGAAGTTTGACTAAAATTGAGTGGTTGGAGTCAACATGGAAACTGAGTGGTTGAAAATCATGGAAAAGGATTTATGGATTCAACTTGGGAAGAAAGGATAAAATTTCAGTGTTCTTCAAGAGTCTTGTGATGGTATAAACTTTTTATACAGCACCCCGGTTGGAGCCAGGATGTCACTCCGATGtgggaagagaagaagaagatttcccCTCCTTGTCACCACTGCACTGGAAGGACAGATGCAGCGGCAAGGTTGAAACTCAGCGCAGGAGTTCTTGGGCCAGGTGGTAACCCACTCCATGTCTCACCATTACCATGTATCTTCAATGGCGTGACATGGGCCAAGATTATGTACCCGCTGAACTGTAAGTAGTATGTGCACTAAGAATCCACGGAGATAAACATTGAGACAACTTCAGTGAGGAACAGAATTTCCTCCACTCAACCACTCAACATATTATTATTCCCCTGTGAAATTAACGGACTGTTTATTGTGTGTGAATCGCCATATatgtattttgtgtgtatgatCTGAATATAGGTGCAAAGGGAGATGTGTTTACGTCTTTGTACCTAGCTTGAGtgctgtactgtgtgtgtgtgtaatgtgagTGAATAAGTAAACAGAGATAGAACATGCACTTTTGATAGaatatttatttacacacagacacttctTAATATTTATAACTTTAACAAATTTCTGCAAAACCCCCTCGTAACAGGTACATGGATTGGTGAGTGAACTGGTGCGGTTtgattgtttttacaatttcatttaactatttacacccccggtataggggtgtgtataggtttcgctcgatgtgtttgtttgtttgtttgtttgtgttcgcatatagatctcaagaatgaacggaccgatcgtcaccaaacttggtgaacaggttctatacattcctgagacggtccttacaaaaattgggaccagtcaaacacacggttagggagttattggtggattaagattctacaaggacttatagagggacatattaatggtcaaagggaaataaccacacttgttagcagtgcctgctcagttggtggcagtgagaatgctaaggacgggggtgtttttcctacctcggaggaatttcttgttttttgtagaTTGAGAGATCGATGCTGACCCTAATCAATTGAAGCTTGGATGCCTGTGAATTTATTTTCCTAAATAATTAAATGCGATATCAATGTGTGTATTCATTGTATTTACCTTTCTTATGATGTGTTCATTAGAACAGTTACAAACAAAATCAGATAACAACAAAGTCTGTATTCGGAAGTTTTCTGAGATGTTAAGGTGGCAGTTCTACCTAGCAACGGGTACCAACATCATAACGGAGATATATGGACTAAATGTTTGTGGATTTTGACACAATTTTGAGGAGAGATAGCTAAAACCCCATTTATGCAGCAGGTATTATTAGAAATCCATTGGTTTAATACTGAACTGGGGTACATAAATAAACGTAAAAAATCATTATGGCAGATAGTGTGAATGTATTGTGTGCTCTGTCACCCTTGTAGTTTTATATATTAGAGACTTCACATACTTTTAGATAATGAGTGTGTTGGGATCCTAAAccttattgtaattcaatcaagtttgcgttttaatgaaacagatcctgtgattggtcagaatgccccaactcattaaaaattaccggtcattaattgtcgataaccactcgctaaaaaatccattaacaacctgctggcgaggcgcattgatacagcctcaactagtctcggttagctttgagggtcattttacaagtaagAAATATGAAGGCAAACGAAACACCGAGACCTTAAGtcatgcgaagtgatgacgtcgaatacgtgacgtaagtgtatgcatgaattcttccggactacgtcagtcaattccaaagatcgcttttgtgatgaaaagaatttgttttagagtttgctgtccagaaacccgtcaaaaaagaagggaaaatgtgtgtgaaagaaaacaaaacaggagcagagtgatacgataggaatacagagacatatttcttgggacttgacccttgcaaatggaagcatgttaatgtgtaattatgcAAGCTGTCAGTAAAAATATCATCATGTTATGTACATGCCcatttcggtaaaaaaaaaagtttttattttaaccACTTCAACTTGCCCAACACTGAATTTAGTCAAAATTACTGTTTTTTGGGAGGTTCAGCATTCTGAAAATGCTGCAAACAAAAAGTGTGCCAAATTTAAACAGTCTATCTTGAATAGTTCAGAAGATATCCATGTCAAACCACAGAAAATGTGCGATTTTCACTACCCCTTATTTGACATCAAATTTGTCAAACGACACCAGTGATGCAaaacaaagttgaaaaacacATCGAAAGACTCAAATCTTGGTCTGCACGAAGTGACAACTCAGACAAGATGGCGGAGAGAAGTCCTTATTTCAAACTGCCGAGGGAGCGGTTATTATTTTACAGGCAAAGGCGGTTGATAGCGATGACGTGTCCATGTGTTCATTTACCGGAAATGGgagatataaccttgaacggttgaaaacgacgttaaacaccaaataaagtaaaataaACGTCTGtggcaacttttgaaagaagtTCAATACCTGCTTCAATGCTTCTTGAAACCACCCTGGAAGAAGCTTTCTGTTTTTTGACGACAAAAAGCCACCTATCTGCCGCAACAAATATTCCCTGAGAAAACTTGACACACTGTAAAGAGAGTGACACATACTACCTTGTCACAAAGACATACATCCGTATTTGCA is part of the Littorina saxatilis isolate snail1 linkage group LG15, US_GU_Lsax_2.0, whole genome shotgun sequence genome and harbors:
- the LOC138948581 gene encoding uncharacterized protein — protein: MSVFSSRTSGYKAGVMLLFFSAIAFFVGYATPFWWYNSVSSSFSRNEGIWMWCESATRYGGSRTGCASYPVDFDLPWFHAVRALECFSLIGLFAACVYALATNCCRTIPGPVTRILEALSAGSGVLGFIGCMVYVGELKSKAYISWSFYLCTIGSVLCVVAAIIIAVCNKPLPTSAVGAGGQVITMATISEGQSYTTAGGQAQAQPYGNAQPYGNPQAYGNAQPYGNPQPYGNPPTYPSPQPDQTVKAGYP